The following proteins are encoded in a genomic region of Acidobacteriota bacterium:
- a CDS encoding PBP1A family penicillin-binding protein produces MPPKGWVNARRGSVYKAPPPSRFRRILNKIFNRYTLVAFLILLITSFLMFTYFWFEFSDRIDRKLLSGEVFTPSAGIYSAPKTLKVDEGISLQGLIDYLKTAGYIEKNNKADASRSRYAVSAEGDVVNIEPGVTGVIDGKKVFPTVAVKFKKDLKSVAAIGDINTNEQIKEVRLEPKMLSSIAAEGDGRRKTVTYNDLPPHLIKAITVTEDRAFFEHYGVNFRGIARALWRRYDGEENTPLSNQGGSSITQQLIKNTVLTNEPTLERKAKEAMMSIILETRLTKEEIFTLYANQIYLGQQSGVSIYGVGEAANAYFGKDVSQLSLSEAAFIAGIIRSPNRYNPYKHPEKVRERRNQVLESMTETGDITPENATVGKLDAIVLKQIDNRKDLQGMPYFSQFVTEELPKVVADPEAVQHLRVYTSIDPDLQKAAYEIVNKRLEALDKHFPKKEKGNLNAALIAIRPKTGEIVAMVGGRDYLANQFNRATDAKRQPGSVFKPFVYAAAINSAYDSGTRQFTAATIFKDEKKTFTFNQDSYTPGNFGDVFSNKDTTLRDALVKSKNVITVDLAMQLNIGKVMNLAAKAGFPKVDKAYPSMALGTAEATPLEVATAYTTFANLGDRVMPAPITQVTQGDGRTVALPTPDRKTVIRPDVAYVMDDIMKDVINRGTAAQAQGWGFRNVPGKTAFAGKTGTSRDGWFAGFTPELVCVVYVGFDNNDDLGMKGSDSAMPVWADFMKEALALHPEWNGDWAMPAGVRKGEIDVRNGKLIRELDAVEAQVIKPSPTPTPIKTNVDPALVETPPEEPKEIYVTDVPPEFRRVELFIAGTVPNKALITTDETAVDLEDRRPTPSPTPVSSTWQDGVEPPDGSPSNPGGRTTGDDTVGSVTVAICPLTGSRATAKCPKKEAKTFRPGTEPKDFCTYHR; encoded by the coding sequence ATGCCGCCGAAAGGCTGGGTAAATGCGCGTCGAGGTAGTGTTTACAAGGCTCCGCCTCCGTCGCGGTTCCGCCGCATCCTGAATAAGATCTTCAATCGCTACACTCTTGTGGCGTTTCTTATCCTACTGATCACGTCGTTTCTAATGTTCACGTATTTCTGGTTTGAATTCTCGGATCGCATTGACCGCAAACTGCTGAGCGGCGAGGTCTTTACGCCCTCTGCTGGCATTTACTCGGCACCGAAAACGCTTAAGGTCGATGAAGGTATCTCGCTTCAAGGGCTGATAGATTATCTGAAGACCGCAGGATACATCGAAAAGAACAACAAGGCCGACGCATCACGAAGTCGTTATGCCGTTTCTGCCGAGGGTGATGTCGTAAATATCGAGCCGGGAGTTACCGGTGTGATCGATGGCAAAAAGGTATTTCCGACGGTCGCCGTTAAGTTTAAGAAAGATCTAAAATCGGTCGCTGCGATCGGTGATATCAATACGAATGAGCAGATAAAAGAGGTACGGCTTGAGCCTAAGATGCTCAGTTCGATCGCTGCCGAAGGTGATGGCCGCCGTAAGACCGTCACTTACAACGATCTGCCCCCGCACCTGATCAAAGCGATCACCGTCACCGAAGATCGTGCCTTTTTTGAACACTATGGTGTCAATTTCCGTGGCATCGCACGTGCTCTTTGGCGGCGTTACGACGGCGAAGAGAACACGCCTTTGTCGAATCAGGGCGGTTCGTCGATCACGCAGCAGTTGATCAAGAACACGGTCCTGACAAACGAACCGACGCTCGAGCGAAAGGCCAAAGAGGCAATGATGTCGATCATCCTTGAGACGCGTTTGACCAAAGAAGAGATCTTTACGCTCTACGCGAATCAGATATATCTCGGCCAGCAATCGGGTGTGTCGATCTATGGCGTCGGTGAGGCGGCAAATGCCTATTTCGGGAAAGATGTGTCGCAGCTTTCGCTATCCGAAGCCGCGTTTATAGCGGGAATCATCCGCAGCCCGAACCGCTATAACCCTTATAAACACCCCGAAAAGGTCAGAGAACGCCGTAATCAGGTGCTTGAATCAATGACCGAGACCGGCGACATTACGCCTGAGAATGCTACGGTCGGAAAGCTCGACGCTATCGTCCTCAAACAGATCGATAACCGCAAAGATCTGCAAGGAATGCCCTATTTCTCGCAGTTTGTGACCGAGGAACTGCCCAAAGTCGTCGCCGATCCCGAAGCTGTGCAGCATCTGCGCGTTTATACGTCGATCGATCCTGATCTGCAGAAAGCGGCGTACGAGATCGTCAACAAACGGCTCGAGGCTCTCGACAAACATTTCCCGAAAAAGGAGAAAGGCAATCTCAATGCTGCCTTGATAGCGATCCGTCCGAAGACCGGTGAGATCGTTGCGATGGTCGGTGGACGCGATTACCTGGCGAATCAATTCAATCGGGCGACCGATGCTAAGCGTCAGCCCGGTTCGGTCTTCAAACCCTTTGTCTATGCGGCCGCTATCAACTCGGCATATGACAGCGGGACGCGGCAATTTACGGCCGCGACGATATTTAAGGACGAAAAGAAAACATTTACCTTTAATCAGGATAGCTATACGCCGGGAAATTTCGGCGATGTCTTTTCTAACAAAGACACAACGCTTCGTGACGCTTTGGTCAAAAGCAAGAATGTGATCACGGTCGATCTTGCGATGCAGTTGAACATCGGAAAGGTAATGAATCTGGCTGCCAAGGCCGGTTTTCCAAAGGTTGATAAGGCATACCCATCGATGGCTCTCGGAACGGCCGAGGCTACGCCGCTTGAGGTTGCGACGGCGTACACGACGTTTGCGAATTTGGGCGACCGTGTGATGCCTGCGCCGATCACGCAGGTAACACAGGGCGATGGACGCACCGTTGCGTTGCCGACGCCTGACCGCAAGACGGTCATTCGCCCCGATGTCGCCTACGTGATGGACGACATAATGAAAGATGTCATAAACCGCGGCACGGCAGCACAGGCTCAGGGCTGGGGATTTCGCAATGTACCGGGCAAGACCGCGTTTGCCGGCAAAACAGGCACTTCTCGTGACGGTTGGTTCGCCGGGTTTACGCCCGAGCTTGTATGCGTGGTGTACGTCGGGTTTGATAATAACGACGATCTGGGAATGAAAGGCTCAGATTCCGCGATGCCTGTCTGGGCGGATTTTATGAAAGAGGCTCTTGCCCTTCATCCCGAATGGAATGGCGACTGGGCGATGCCTGCGGGCGTGAGAAAGGGCGAGATAGACGTCCGCAACGGCAAGCTGATCCGCGAACTCGACGCTGTCGAAGCACAGGTGATCAAACCGAGCCCAACTCCGACGCCGATAAAGACAAACGTCGACCCCGCACTCGTCGAAACGCCGCCCGAAGAACCAAAAGAGATCTACGTGACCGACGTTCCGCCGGAGTTTCGCCGCGTTGAGCTGTTCATCGCCGGCACTGTGCCGAACAAGGCTCTCATCACGACCGACGAGACGGCCGTCGACCTCGAAGACCGCCGCCCTACGCCCTCGCCGACACCCGTTTCATCGACCTGGCAGGACGGCGTCGAACCTCCGGACGGCTCACCGTCGAATCCGGGCGGACGAACGACCGGGGACGACACCGTCGGCAGCGTGACGGTCGCCATCTGTCCGCTGACAGGCTCGCGTGCGACCGCCAAATGCCCCAAAAAAGAAGCGAAGACCTTCCGCCCCGGCACCGAGCCCAAAGATTTTTGCACCTACCACCGGTAG
- a CDS encoding potassium channel protein — MTVGILATLSHIIRRRLAFAAVIVGFIIVVGASGFRYFEGFSWLDSFYTSAQTVTTVGYGDLTPVTKGGRFFAILLMLTGAGTVLYALTVLAQAVIQSEMVHGLDRRRKLKEMEKLEGHYIVCGAGRVGRRILRNLERQNLPHVIIERDEHRLNEVDDGVSHIIVGDATSEENLIKAGVRNAKGLASCLPDDAANVYVVLTARGLNPALHIVARAVEEQAEPTLIRAGASRVVAPTIIGSQSMARALLKPAIADFMDSIVAESLDLVFEEVAIDAASSYAGKLLKDTNIMSELSLIVVAVRRKDGELAFQPKGDTMIEDGDLLIVIGKAESVQRLVEANR; from the coding sequence ATGACTGTCGGAATCCTCGCCACTTTAAGTCACATCATTCGCCGGCGGCTGGCATTTGCGGCAGTGATCGTCGGTTTCATTATTGTGGTCGGTGCATCGGGATTTCGATATTTTGAGGGATTCTCGTGGCTCGACAGTTTTTATACGTCAGCACAAACCGTAACGACCGTTGGTTATGGCGATCTGACGCCGGTCACTAAAGGCGGGCGGTTTTTCGCGATATTATTAATGTTGACCGGTGCCGGCACGGTTCTGTATGCCCTGACCGTGTTGGCTCAGGCCGTTATCCAGTCAGAAATGGTGCATGGTCTGGACCGCCGCCGGAAATTGAAAGAGATGGAAAAGCTAGAAGGACACTACATCGTTTGCGGAGCCGGTCGAGTTGGCCGACGGATCTTGCGCAACCTCGAACGCCAAAATCTGCCGCACGTTATAATCGAGCGCGACGAACATCGGCTAAACGAGGTCGATGACGGTGTTTCGCATATCATTGTCGGCGATGCAACGTCTGAGGAGAATTTGATCAAGGCAGGCGTTCGAAACGCAAAAGGGCTTGCAAGCTGCCTGCCTGATGACGCGGCGAATGTTTATGTTGTATTGACGGCCCGCGGCCTAAATCCGGCCCTGCATATCGTTGCGAGAGCCGTGGAGGAACAGGCGGAGCCGACGCTGATCCGGGCAGGAGCAAGCCGCGTGGTCGCCCCGACGATAATTGGCAGCCAATCGATGGCAAGAGCTTTGTTAAAGCCTGCGATCGCTGATTTTATGGACTCGATCGTAGCCGAATCGCTCGATCTTGTGTTTGAAGAGGTGGCGATCGACGCGGCATCATCGTACGCCGGCAAATTGCTCAAGGACACGAACATTATGAGCGAATTGAGCCTGATCGTCGTGGCGGTCCGTCGCAAGGACGGGGAACTGGCGTTTCAACCAAAAGGCGACACGATGATCGAGGACGGTGATCTCCTGATCGTTATCGGAAAGGCTGAATCGGTACAGCGTTTGGTCGAGGCAAATAGATAA